One segment of Salvelinus alpinus chromosome 1, SLU_Salpinus.1, whole genome shotgun sequence DNA contains the following:
- the LOC139580371 gene encoding uncharacterized protein isoform X2, which produces MSFNLIESAQIRLVNGLCSGRVEIYHNGQWGTVCDDNWDMNDAKVVCKQLDCGRTMSSPGSARFVQGTGQIWMDNIKCSGNESTLTQCSHTRTHNCNHSEDAGVVCLSGSTLRMPILSATPSHSAFSPGEMVQFTCTVPQRIAITANFDLYMGGSSIMTQAVGTTQTSKTFTLSSLQSAHQGRYSCLQQITQNGQKMISSSSSNSMDITIVVLLQPNISLSAPNGGMFWGLQGPEVTRGHSFSITCSIQPQYPGGLFYLDFSGSNRTETKPAVNHSASFHFPVAEYTDQGNYSCVYEVNVSTQSFHSIKTELLTVSIRASIVPIIASGVIGGLLLLLLLLIPYLVWRKIRSREQSFMINPRETANNISTYGNTVVAASEENDEEDYVNVETFVNVEPFVNKSKDEDLKKGCHAEMNAPGAMNKFGNNQGEGPDASEEDEADYENLDLEQLTSCKAGRENDFEEDDNIYANYE; this is translated from the exons ATGTCTTTTAACCTCATAGAGAGTGCCCAGATCAGACTGGTCAATGGTCTCTGCTCTGGGAGAGTGGAGATCTATCATAACGGTCAGTGGGGAACAGTGTGTGATGACAACTGGGATATGAATGATGCTAAGGTGGTCTGTAAACAGCTGGACTGTGGGAGGACTATGAGTTCCCCGGGGTCTGCCCGCTTTGTTCAGGGCACTGGGCAGATCTGGATGGATAATATTAAATGCTCCGGTAATGAAAGCACACTCACACAGTGCTCACACACTAGAACACATAACTGCAATCACAGTGAAGATGCTGGTGTTGTCTGCCTCTCAG GTTCAACTCTAAGGATGCCTATCCTCTCTGCAACACCTTCCCACTCAGCTTTTTCACCTGGTGAAATGGTACAGTTCACCTGCACTGTCCCTCAACGAATTGCCATCACTGCAAACTTTGACTTATATATGGGAGGATCTTCAATAATGACCCAAGCAGTTGGAACCACTCAGACCAGTAAGACTTTCACATTGTCCAGTCTGCAATCTGCACACCAGGGAAGGTACAGTTGTCTACAACAGATAACCCAGAATGGTCAGAAAATGATCAGTTCTTCTTCCAGCAACTCCATGGACATCACTATTG TCGTCTTGTTACAGCCCAACATCTCTCTCAGTGCTCCAAATGGAGGGATGTTCTGGGGACTTCAGGGGCCAGAGGTGACCAGGGGCCACAGCTTCTCCATCACCTGCTCCATTCAGCCACAGTATCCTGGAGGCCTCTTCTATCTGGACTTCTCTGGGTCCAACAGGACTGAAACTAAGCCAGCAGTCAACCACTCTGCCTCCTTTCACTTTCCTGTTGCAGAGTATACAGACCAGGGGAACTACAGTTGTGTTTATGAAGTTAATGTCTCCACCCAGTCATTCCATTCTATCAAGACAGAGTTGCTGACAGTCAGCATTCgag CATCCATAGTCCCCATTATTGCCTCTGGTGTAATAGGTGGGCTactgctcctcctgctgctgctcaTTCCTTATCTAGTCTGGAGGAAGATACGCAGCAGAGAGCAGTCTTTTATGATAAACCCGAGAGAAA CTGCCAATAACATTAGCACGTATGGAAACACTGTGGTTGCAGCGAGTGAGGAAAATGATGAAGAGGACTATGTCAACGTAGAAACCTTTGTCAACGTAGAACCCTTTGTCAACAAGAGCAAAGATGAAGACTTGAAAAAAGGATGCCATGCTGAAAT GAATGCCCCAGGAGCCATGAACAAGTTTGGAAACAACCAAGGTGAAGGGCCAGACGCAAGTGAGGAAGATGAGGCCGACTATGAAAATCTGGACCTGGAGCAGCTCACTTCATGTAAAGCTGGAAGGGAAAATGACTTTGAAGAAGATGACAACATATACGCAAACTATGAGTGA
- the LOC139580371 gene encoding uncharacterized protein isoform X1 has protein sequence MSFNLIESAQIRLVNGLCSGRVEIYHNGQWGTVCDDNWDMNDAKVVCKQLDCGRTMSSPGSARFVQGTGQIWMDNIKCSGNESTLTQCSHTRTHNCNHSEDAGVVCLSGSTLRMPILSATPSHSAFSPGEMVQFTCTVPQRIAITANFDLYMGGSSIMTQAVGTTQTSKTFTLSSLQSAHQGRYSCLQQITQNGQKMISSSSSNSMDITIVVLLQPNISLSAPNGGMFWGLQGPEVTRGHSFSITCSIQPQYPGGLFYLDFSGSNRTETKPAVNHSASFHFPVAEYTDQGNYSCVYEVNVSTQSFHSIKTELLTVSIRASIVPIIASGVIGGLLLLLLLLIPYLVWRKIRSREQSFMINPRETANNISTYGNTVVAASEENDEEDYVNVETFVNVEPFVNKSKDEDLKKGCHAEMYVKKELLTTKNNENAPGAMNKFGNNQGEGPDASEEDEADYENLDLEQLTSCKAGRENDFEEDDNIYANYE, from the exons ATGTCTTTTAACCTCATAGAGAGTGCCCAGATCAGACTGGTCAATGGTCTCTGCTCTGGGAGAGTGGAGATCTATCATAACGGTCAGTGGGGAACAGTGTGTGATGACAACTGGGATATGAATGATGCTAAGGTGGTCTGTAAACAGCTGGACTGTGGGAGGACTATGAGTTCCCCGGGGTCTGCCCGCTTTGTTCAGGGCACTGGGCAGATCTGGATGGATAATATTAAATGCTCCGGTAATGAAAGCACACTCACACAGTGCTCACACACTAGAACACATAACTGCAATCACAGTGAAGATGCTGGTGTTGTCTGCCTCTCAG GTTCAACTCTAAGGATGCCTATCCTCTCTGCAACACCTTCCCACTCAGCTTTTTCACCTGGTGAAATGGTACAGTTCACCTGCACTGTCCCTCAACGAATTGCCATCACTGCAAACTTTGACTTATATATGGGAGGATCTTCAATAATGACCCAAGCAGTTGGAACCACTCAGACCAGTAAGACTTTCACATTGTCCAGTCTGCAATCTGCACACCAGGGAAGGTACAGTTGTCTACAACAGATAACCCAGAATGGTCAGAAAATGATCAGTTCTTCTTCCAGCAACTCCATGGACATCACTATTG TCGTCTTGTTACAGCCCAACATCTCTCTCAGTGCTCCAAATGGAGGGATGTTCTGGGGACTTCAGGGGCCAGAGGTGACCAGGGGCCACAGCTTCTCCATCACCTGCTCCATTCAGCCACAGTATCCTGGAGGCCTCTTCTATCTGGACTTCTCTGGGTCCAACAGGACTGAAACTAAGCCAGCAGTCAACCACTCTGCCTCCTTTCACTTTCCTGTTGCAGAGTATACAGACCAGGGGAACTACAGTTGTGTTTATGAAGTTAATGTCTCCACCCAGTCATTCCATTCTATCAAGACAGAGTTGCTGACAGTCAGCATTCgag CATCCATAGTCCCCATTATTGCCTCTGGTGTAATAGGTGGGCTactgctcctcctgctgctgctcaTTCCTTATCTAGTCTGGAGGAAGATACGCAGCAGAGAGCAGTCTTTTATGATAAACCCGAGAGAAA CTGCCAATAACATTAGCACGTATGGAAACACTGTGGTTGCAGCGAGTGAGGAAAATGATGAAGAGGACTATGTCAACGTAGAAACCTTTGTCAACGTAGAACCCTTTGTCAACAAGAGCAAAGATGAAGACTTGAAAAAAGGATGCCATGCTGAAATGTATGTGAAAAAGGAGTTGCTTACCACTAAAAATAATGA GAATGCCCCAGGAGCCATGAACAAGTTTGGAAACAACCAAGGTGAAGGGCCAGACGCAAGTGAGGAAGATGAGGCCGACTATGAAAATCTGGACCTGGAGCAGCTCACTTCATGTAAAGCTGGAAGGGAAAATGACTTTGAAGAAGATGACAACATATACGCAAACTATGAGTGA
- the LOC139580371 gene encoding uncharacterized protein isoform X3, which translates to MSFNLIESAQIRLVNGLCSGRVEIYHNGQWGTVCDDNWDMNDAKVVCKQLDCGRTMSSPGSARFVQGTGQIWMDNIKCSGNESTLTQCSHTRTHNCNHSEDAGVVCLSGSTLRMPILSATPSHSAFSPGEMVQFTCTVPQRIAITANFDLYMGGSSIMTQAVGTTQTSKTFTLSSLQSAHQGRYSCLQQITQNGQKMISSSSSNSMDITIVVLLQPNISLSAPNGGMFWGLQGPEVTRGHSFSITCSIQPQYPGGLFYLDFSGSNRTETKPAVNHSASFHFPVAEYTDQGNYSCVYEVNVSTQSFHSIKTELLTVSIRASIVPIIASGVIGGLLLLLLLLIPYLVWRKIRSREQSFMINPRETSEENDEEDYVNVETFVNVEPFVNKSKDEDLKKGCHAEMYVKKELLTTKNNENAPGAMNKFGNNQGEGPDASEEDEADYENLDLEQLTSCKAGRENDFEEDDNIYANYE; encoded by the exons ATGTCTTTTAACCTCATAGAGAGTGCCCAGATCAGACTGGTCAATGGTCTCTGCTCTGGGAGAGTGGAGATCTATCATAACGGTCAGTGGGGAACAGTGTGTGATGACAACTGGGATATGAATGATGCTAAGGTGGTCTGTAAACAGCTGGACTGTGGGAGGACTATGAGTTCCCCGGGGTCTGCCCGCTTTGTTCAGGGCACTGGGCAGATCTGGATGGATAATATTAAATGCTCCGGTAATGAAAGCACACTCACACAGTGCTCACACACTAGAACACATAACTGCAATCACAGTGAAGATGCTGGTGTTGTCTGCCTCTCAG GTTCAACTCTAAGGATGCCTATCCTCTCTGCAACACCTTCCCACTCAGCTTTTTCACCTGGTGAAATGGTACAGTTCACCTGCACTGTCCCTCAACGAATTGCCATCACTGCAAACTTTGACTTATATATGGGAGGATCTTCAATAATGACCCAAGCAGTTGGAACCACTCAGACCAGTAAGACTTTCACATTGTCCAGTCTGCAATCTGCACACCAGGGAAGGTACAGTTGTCTACAACAGATAACCCAGAATGGTCAGAAAATGATCAGTTCTTCTTCCAGCAACTCCATGGACATCACTATTG TCGTCTTGTTACAGCCCAACATCTCTCTCAGTGCTCCAAATGGAGGGATGTTCTGGGGACTTCAGGGGCCAGAGGTGACCAGGGGCCACAGCTTCTCCATCACCTGCTCCATTCAGCCACAGTATCCTGGAGGCCTCTTCTATCTGGACTTCTCTGGGTCCAACAGGACTGAAACTAAGCCAGCAGTCAACCACTCTGCCTCCTTTCACTTTCCTGTTGCAGAGTATACAGACCAGGGGAACTACAGTTGTGTTTATGAAGTTAATGTCTCCACCCAGTCATTCCATTCTATCAAGACAGAGTTGCTGACAGTCAGCATTCgag CATCCATAGTCCCCATTATTGCCTCTGGTGTAATAGGTGGGCTactgctcctcctgctgctgctcaTTCCTTATCTAGTCTGGAGGAAGATACGCAGCAGAGAGCAGTCTTTTATGATAAACCCGAGAGAAA CGAGTGAGGAAAATGATGAAGAGGACTATGTCAACGTAGAAACCTTTGTCAACGTAGAACCCTTTGTCAACAAGAGCAAAGATGAAGACTTGAAAAAAGGATGCCATGCTGAAATGTATGTGAAAAAGGAGTTGCTTACCACTAAAAATAATGA GAATGCCCCAGGAGCCATGAACAAGTTTGGAAACAACCAAGGTGAAGGGCCAGACGCAAGTGAGGAAGATGAGGCCGACTATGAAAATCTGGACCTGGAGCAGCTCACTTCATGTAAAGCTGGAAGGGAAAATGACTTTGAAGAAGATGACAACATATACGCAAACTATGAGTGA
- the LOC139580371 gene encoding uncharacterized protein isoform X4 — MNDAKVVCKQLDCGRTMSSPGSARFVQGTGQIWMDNIKCSGNESTLTQCSHTRTHNCNHSEDAGVVCLSGSTLRMPILSATPSHSAFSPGEMVQFTCTVPQRIAITANFDLYMGGSSIMTQAVGTTQTSKTFTLSSLQSAHQGRYSCLQQITQNGQKMISSSSSNSMDITIVVLLQPNISLSAPNGGMFWGLQGPEVTRGHSFSITCSIQPQYPGGLFYLDFSGSNRTETKPAVNHSASFHFPVAEYTDQGNYSCVYEVNVSTQSFHSIKTELLTVSIRASIVPIIASGVIGGLLLLLLLLIPYLVWRKIRSREQSFMINPRETANNISTYGNTVVAASEENDEEDYVNVETFVNVEPFVNKSKDEDLKKGCHAEMYVKKELLTTKNNENAPGAMNKFGNNQGEGPDASEEDEADYENLDLEQLTSCKAGRENDFEEDDNIYANYE, encoded by the exons ATGAATGATGCTAAGGTGGTCTGTAAACAGCTGGACTGTGGGAGGACTATGAGTTCCCCGGGGTCTGCCCGCTTTGTTCAGGGCACTGGGCAGATCTGGATGGATAATATTAAATGCTCCGGTAATGAAAGCACACTCACACAGTGCTCACACACTAGAACACATAACTGCAATCACAGTGAAGATGCTGGTGTTGTCTGCCTCTCAG GTTCAACTCTAAGGATGCCTATCCTCTCTGCAACACCTTCCCACTCAGCTTTTTCACCTGGTGAAATGGTACAGTTCACCTGCACTGTCCCTCAACGAATTGCCATCACTGCAAACTTTGACTTATATATGGGAGGATCTTCAATAATGACCCAAGCAGTTGGAACCACTCAGACCAGTAAGACTTTCACATTGTCCAGTCTGCAATCTGCACACCAGGGAAGGTACAGTTGTCTACAACAGATAACCCAGAATGGTCAGAAAATGATCAGTTCTTCTTCCAGCAACTCCATGGACATCACTATTG TCGTCTTGTTACAGCCCAACATCTCTCTCAGTGCTCCAAATGGAGGGATGTTCTGGGGACTTCAGGGGCCAGAGGTGACCAGGGGCCACAGCTTCTCCATCACCTGCTCCATTCAGCCACAGTATCCTGGAGGCCTCTTCTATCTGGACTTCTCTGGGTCCAACAGGACTGAAACTAAGCCAGCAGTCAACCACTCTGCCTCCTTTCACTTTCCTGTTGCAGAGTATACAGACCAGGGGAACTACAGTTGTGTTTATGAAGTTAATGTCTCCACCCAGTCATTCCATTCTATCAAGACAGAGTTGCTGACAGTCAGCATTCgag CATCCATAGTCCCCATTATTGCCTCTGGTGTAATAGGTGGGCTactgctcctcctgctgctgctcaTTCCTTATCTAGTCTGGAGGAAGATACGCAGCAGAGAGCAGTCTTTTATGATAAACCCGAGAGAAA CTGCCAATAACATTAGCACGTATGGAAACACTGTGGTTGCAGCGAGTGAGGAAAATGATGAAGAGGACTATGTCAACGTAGAAACCTTTGTCAACGTAGAACCCTTTGTCAACAAGAGCAAAGATGAAGACTTGAAAAAAGGATGCCATGCTGAAATGTATGTGAAAAAGGAGTTGCTTACCACTAAAAATAATGA GAATGCCCCAGGAGCCATGAACAAGTTTGGAAACAACCAAGGTGAAGGGCCAGACGCAAGTGAGGAAGATGAGGCCGACTATGAAAATCTGGACCTGGAGCAGCTCACTTCATGTAAAGCTGGAAGGGAAAATGACTTTGAAGAAGATGACAACATATACGCAAACTATGAGTGA